The Thermoanaerobaculales bacterium genome contains a region encoding:
- a CDS encoding type II toxin-antitoxin system RelE/ParE family toxin — translation MDATQPSAERQYLKLDRPTRARIKEALRELELLETPPSHPAVKPLTGRLKGDLRVRVGGWRILLTPDRQSQVRHVYAILPRGGAY, via the coding sequence GTGGACGCGACGCAACCGTCTGCGGAGAGGCAGTACCTCAAGCTCGACCGCCCGACGCGTGCGCGGATCAAGGAGGCGCTGCGCGAGCTCGAGCTTCTCGAGACACCGCCGTCGCACCCGGCCGTGAAACCCCTTACGGGCAGGCTCAAGGGTGACCTGCGGGTGAGGGTGGGGGGCTGGCGAATCCTCCTGACGCCCGATCGGCAGTCGCAGGTGCGCCACGTGTACGCGATTCTGCCGCGGGGCGGCGCGTACTGA